The genomic region TCATTTGCGTTGGTGCTGGCGTTTCTGGGCTTTGCTTGGCATATAAACTGAGGAGGTCATTTCACAACTATTCATTGACTGTACGTACAGCGTACACACCGGAGGGTTGTACTGACATATGAGAAGATATATGAGAAGAACTCACAAGTCGGAGGCACTTGGTATGAGAATACCTACCCCGGCTGCGCCTGCGATGTCCCCTCGCATAATTACACATATTCCTTCGAGCCAAAAGCGGATTTCTCGTCTGTTCTTGCTAGCTCAGACGAGATCCAGGAATATTTTGAGGGCTTTGCTGTGAAGTATGACCTTCTCAAACATATCAAGACTGAGCAGCAAGTTGTTGAGACTTCTTGGGACCAACCGAAAGGCCAGTGGAACGTCAGAGTTACTGATTTGAAGTCCGAAACGGTGGCCGAAGACTGGTGTCATATTCTAATTCATGCGACCGGATACTTAAACAAGCCAGCGTGGCCATCTGTGTCCGGActcgagaagttcaaggGACCCAAACTTCACAGCGCCAAGTGGGATAACAGTGTATCCCTTGACGGCAAAGATATTCTTTTGATAGGGTCCGGCGCATCAAGTGTCCAGATTCTACCCACGATACAGCCTCGTGTCAAGTCTGCGAAGGTCTTTGTTCGGACACCTCGATGGACTCTACCCTCTGTCAACTCAAAGAAGGGCAAGTTCTCTctggaggagattgagaagttcGTTAGTGATCCAGAGTCGGTCATGAAGCTTCGGCTGGAAAATGAGCGAACgctcaacagcttcttcagtAAGTCGCACTCATACACTGAGAAGTTCTTCTCTGACGGCTTGTTAGCAATGTACATGAAAGGAACAATCCTTCAGAAGCAAGCTCGTGAGCATTTGGAGagtgagatgaagaaggtagTCATTGATGAAGAGGTCCAAAAGAAGCTTGTACCTGACTTTCCAGTGGGATGCAAACGGATCCTCCCTTCTGGTGATCAGTTTCTATATGTCAGTAGGATCCAGTTTCGAAATCTCTCAAGTCTGACAGAACATGTAGGCGATCAAGAATGACAACGTCCAAGCGATTTACTCTGGTGTCAAAGAAATTACAGAGACAGGCTGTATAAGTGATGATGGGCAACACTACGAAGGCGATGCCATCATTGCAGCCACTGGCTTCGACACATCCTTCATCCCTCGGTATCCAATCCATTTCAAAGGGCACAACCTTCAAGAAGATTGGAGTACTTCTATTACAGGCTACATGGGAGTCGGCATCTCCGAGTGTCCCAACTCATTCACCCTCGCAGGCCCATGGTCACCAATCTCAAACGGCCCCGTCATTGCTCCCATAGAAGCTCAAGCGGACTTTGTCTGTGCTTTTATCGACAAGTACCAAACTGAAC from Fusarium fujikuroi IMI 58289 draft genome, chromosome FFUJ_chr04 harbors:
- a CDS encoding monooxygenase-like protein, producing the protein MDPPKAEAIFNERFVKIICVGAGVSGLCLAYKLRRSFHNYSLTIYEKNSQVGGTWYENTYPGCACDVPSHNYTYSFEPKADFSSVLASSDEIQEYFEGFAVKYDLLKHIKTEQQVVETSWDQPKGQWNVRVTDLKSETVAEDWCHILIHATGYLNKPAWPSVSGLEKFKGPKLHSAKWDNSVSLDGKDILLIGSGASSVQILPTIQPRVKSAKVFVRTPRWTLPSVNSKKGKFSLEEIEKFVSDPESVMKLRLENERTLNSFFTMYMKGTILQKQAREHLESEMKKVVIDEEVQKKLVPDFPVGCKRILPSGDQFLYAIKNDNVQAIYSGVKEITETGCISDDGQHYEGDAIIAATGFDTSFIPRYPIHFKGHNLQEDWSTSITGYMGVGISECPNSFTLAGPWSPISNGPVIAPIEAQADFVCAFIDKYQTEPGMHSMSLKAAACYDFKSYMARVTKKMVWSDNCRHSHNIKPNWGQSSITWPGSTLHYLEAMREPRFEDYDFEYSGNRFAWLGNGLSQTEWDPTADLAYYVRDEDDGRHLSRGARTKVISKSGSQPPRELHRQAKLAAKS